In a genomic window of Peptoclostridium acidaminophilum DSM 3953:
- a CDS encoding M48 family metallopeptidase, producing the protein MKIKIDDAEIMLDVEYGKRKKISVHLDDLARIKVKAPKGTSEEVIANLIRHNFKLISDKREQLLEALKPREARKHSGEGSFLLLGKEDHIGAIIQTEGLGEEEQKASLKKFYIKESKRIIDERVKLYKKQLSVNPKSVEIMDSRTKWGSCDSTRKLKFNYALAMVPLELIDYVVVHELCHIIHMNHDRSFWRLVGSIVPDYKRKIEQLNRYTQHTMEE; encoded by the coding sequence ATGAAGATAAAAATAGACGATGCAGAAATAATGCTGGACGTCGAATACGGCAAGCGGAAAAAGATATCCGTTCATCTTGACGATCTGGCCCGCATAAAAGTAAAAGCCCCAAAAGGAACAAGCGAAGAGGTAATAGCAAACCTCATAAGGCATAACTTCAAGCTTATTTCAGACAAGAGGGAGCAGCTGCTGGAAGCCTTAAAGCCAAGGGAGGCAAGAAAGCACAGTGGTGAGGGAAGCTTTCTCCTGCTCGGCAAGGAGGATCATATCGGAGCGATAATCCAAACCGAAGGGCTCGGCGAGGAAGAGCAAAAGGCCAGCCTCAAGAAGTTCTATATAAAAGAGAGCAAGAGGATAATAGATGAGAGGGTCAAGCTGTACAAAAAGCAGCTAAGCGTAAACCCCAAAAGCGTAGAAATTATGGACTCAAGGACAAAATGGGGAAGCTGCGATTCGACCAGGAAGCTCAAGTTCAACTACGCCCTTGCCATGGTCCCCCTGGAGCTCATCGACTATGTGGTGGTGCACGAGCTTTGCCATATTATCCACATGAACCATGACAGGTCTTTCTGGAGGCTCGTAGGGAGCATAGTGCCCGACTACAAGAGAAAGATAGAGCAGCTAAACAGATACACACAGCATACGATGGAGGAATAA
- a CDS encoding muconolactone Delta-isomerase family protein, with protein MLFLVKTKVKEKYMPKLQELYGTIMEQMDMIVALQQQGKIVFSGKVAEQIASVLIMDMESRQELDESIQAMPGADIFEIEITPLEDFQAHLKAAKEALEAMKGIMNE; from the coding sequence ATGCTGTTTCTAGTAAAAACGAAGGTGAAGGAAAAGTACATGCCAAAGCTCCAGGAGCTGTACGGGACTATAATGGAGCAGATGGACATGATAGTGGCGCTGCAGCAGCAGGGCAAGATAGTCTTTAGCGGCAAAGTGGCTGAGCAGATAGCATCCGTGCTCATAATGGACATGGAGTCCAGGCAGGAACTCGACGAATCTATACAGGCCATGCCGGGAGCGGATATCTTCGAAATAGAGATAACCCCACTTGAGGATTTCCAAGCCCATTTGAAGGCAGCCAAAGAGGCGCTTGAGGCAATGAAGGGCATAATGAACGAGTAA
- a CDS encoding glycerol-3-phosphate responsive antiterminator, translating to MNFNMIESLKKNPLIAAAQHENLQLAVDSGVSSIILMNGNLNELMGQEFQNCNRKKAILLHTDLIKGLSNDKEAINFIKSHINPAGIVSTKSTMLRAAKKKGLAAIQRIFLIDSNSLKKSIESIRENDPDVVEVMPAFVYPVIDIIKKEIDKPVVLGGLISKKEHIIDVLRGGADGVSCSNSELWNIDIKGIK from the coding sequence TTGAATTTTAATATGATAGAAAGTCTAAAGAAAAATCCCCTAATAGCCGCAGCTCAGCATGAAAATTTGCAATTGGCCGTGGATTCCGGGGTTTCGTCAATAATATTGATGAATGGAAACTTGAACGAATTAATGGGACAGGAGTTCCAAAACTGCAACAGGAAAAAGGCCATATTGCTGCATACAGATTTAATAAAGGGCCTATCCAATGATAAAGAAGCTATTAATTTCATTAAAAGCCATATAAACCCAGCAGGAATAGTTTCAACTAAAAGCACTATGCTGAGAGCCGCAAAAAAGAAAGGCTTAGCCGCTATTCAAAGAATATTTCTCATAGATTCAAACTCTTTAAAGAAGTCTATAGAAAGCATACGCGAAAACGACCCGGACGTAGTAGAGGTAATGCCGGCTTTTGTATATCCGGTAATAGACATCATAAAAAAGGAAATAGACAAGCCTGTAGTTCTAGGAGGGCTTATAAGCAAAAAGGAACACATAATCGACGTGTTAAGGGGTGGAGCCGACGGAGTATCCTGCAGCAACAGTGAGCTGTGGAATATAGATATAAAAGGCATAAAATAA
- a CDS encoding Cof-type HAD-IIB family hydrolase, translated as MGIKMIVSDLDGTIVNSHEDQYEVSPKLIEEINEFQKNGRIFTIATGRPNETTIGVIKKLGIKSPYIVHNGAEIIDRHGKQIYAHTFSLKSWVEFLEGLQKIGASVVFSHDGQVFCLKHTESIRAYEKKELIECQVADKALLDSKLEVNKILIIGDIEKYKERWNQLDGDLKNQFRYVVSEDNYMEIVAKHVSKGNALKRLKEYLGLRDEEVVTIGNHLNDKELLEEAHVGCAVANAVDDLKTISEFVTEGKYEEGVIEVIKKFK; from the coding sequence ATGGGCATCAAAATGATTGTATCTGATTTGGATGGAACGATAGTTAACAGCCATGAAGATCAGTACGAGGTTTCACCAAAACTAATAGAAGAAATCAATGAATTTCAGAAAAACGGCAGGATTTTCACCATAGCCACTGGAAGACCAAATGAAACAACCATAGGTGTAATAAAAAAGCTGGGGATAAAATCTCCGTATATAGTGCACAATGGGGCAGAAATAATAGACAGACATGGAAAGCAAATATATGCTCATACATTTTCATTAAAAAGTTGGGTTGAATTTTTGGAAGGGCTCCAGAAAATAGGCGCTTCGGTTGTATTTTCACATGATGGACAGGTGTTTTGTTTAAAACACACAGAATCAATTAGAGCATATGAAAAAAAGGAATTGATAGAGTGCCAAGTTGCAGATAAGGCATTATTGGATTCGAAGCTTGAAGTAAATAAAATCCTGATAATAGGCGACATAGAAAAATACAAGGAGCGATGGAATCAATTAGATGGAGATTTGAAGAACCAGTTCAGGTATGTGGTATCAGAGGATAATTATATGGAAATAGTAGCAAAGCACGTATCTAAGGGAAACGCCCTTAAAAGGTTAAAGGAATACCTGGGCCTAAGAGACGAGGAGGTTGTAACAATAGGAAATCATCTGAATGACAAGGAACTTTTAGAAGAGGCCCATGTAGGCTGTGCTGTTGCAAACGCTGTGGATGATTTAAAAACCATATCTGAATTTGTAACAGAAGGCAAGTACGAAGAAGGCGTCATTGAAGTAATCAAAAAATTCAAATAA
- a CDS encoding IS110 family RNA-guided transposase — MSQFLNDFVVGIDVSSEFSVVAMIAPSGELIRKPFRIDHNPAGFNKLLEILKKEEERLKRKPIYFVESTGIFHLPLFFFLRSNDLKGFVLNPLCVHSTKNFDIRKVKNDNKDAEAIARLAKYQDVKFSMMPEPQILALRMMVREYYSRCDMLTEMKNRLCTDLYLLFPGFLDVFSNPFGKTALAVLSAYPSPKDVLNADPQQLLELISKSGRKGEKWSAKKALQLLETAQLSLSMPNEFALLDSKIRFHLDGIDSFKKCLNAIESQLHTIIDSSDFPDTARKHIELLDQMPGVGFISAVTLIAEINDFSLFKSPKAFTAFFGIDPSVNQSGKFTGDRNRISKRGTRIGRRVLFTMALSSIRTTRNGDSINPILRDYYLKKCVSKKKKVALIAVMHKLLHYIFAVLRDLKPFEFRSPQEHQAWRNNKLQTAPKHVA; from the coding sequence TTGTCCCAATTTTTAAACGATTTTGTTGTCGGAATTGATGTTTCATCAGAGTTTTCTGTAGTTGCAATGATAGCACCTTCCGGAGAGCTCATCCGCAAGCCTTTCAGGATTGACCATAATCCTGCTGGATTTAACAAGCTGCTCGAGATTCTCAAAAAAGAAGAAGAGCGGTTAAAACGAAAGCCCATCTACTTCGTAGAATCTACGGGTATCTTTCATTTACCACTCTTCTTCTTTCTGAGATCGAATGACCTCAAAGGTTTTGTCCTAAACCCTTTATGTGTCCATTCTACCAAGAATTTCGACATTAGAAAAGTGAAAAATGATAATAAAGATGCCGAGGCTATCGCAAGGCTTGCAAAATACCAGGATGTAAAGTTTTCCATGATGCCCGAGCCTCAAATTCTCGCACTTCGCATGATGGTGAGGGAATATTACTCCCGCTGTGACATGCTCACTGAGATGAAAAACAGGCTCTGCACGGATCTTTACTTGCTGTTCCCGGGCTTTCTTGATGTGTTTTCCAATCCTTTTGGAAAGACCGCGTTGGCTGTTTTAAGCGCTTATCCTTCGCCTAAGGATGTTCTAAATGCAGACCCTCAGCAGTTGCTTGAGCTCATTTCCAAAAGCGGCAGAAAAGGCGAGAAGTGGTCAGCCAAAAAAGCTCTGCAACTTCTTGAAACAGCACAGCTTTCTTTGAGTATGCCAAATGAATTCGCTCTGCTTGACTCCAAAATAAGATTCCATCTTGATGGAATCGACAGCTTTAAAAAGTGTCTTAATGCTATAGAATCACAGTTGCACACTATCATCGACTCAAGCGACTTTCCTGACACCGCTCGAAAGCACATCGAGCTTTTGGATCAAATGCCTGGCGTAGGCTTTATCAGTGCGGTCACTCTGATCGCGGAAATCAACGATTTCAGCCTATTCAAGTCTCCAAAGGCCTTTACAGCTTTCTTTGGCATAGATCCATCAGTCAATCAGTCGGGCAAGTTCACTGGCGACCGCAACAGGATTTCTAAACGAGGCACCCGCATTGGCAGAAGAGTTCTCTTCACAATGGCTCTGTCCTCAATAAGAACCACCAGAAACGGCGATTCCATAAATCCGATTCTTCGCGACTACTATTTGAAAAAATGTGTCAGCAAGAAGAAAAAGGTGGCCCTTATAGCCGTTATGCATAAGTTGCTCCACTACATTTTTGCGGTTCTTCGTGACTTAAAACCGTTTGAATTTAGAAGCCCGCAGGAGCACCAAGCATGGAGAAACAACAAGCTTCAAACTGCACCAAAACATGTTGCTTAA
- the cas7c gene encoding type I-C CRISPR-associated protein Cas7/Csd2, with protein sequence MTKKKAEAVENIEAIEAEAVVTPEEEATIREAIKNRYDIFLLFDVEYGNPNGDPDAGNMPRLDPETNKGLVTDGCVKRKIRNYVELIKGGAAAYAVYVTEGAVLNEQNNIAYVKTKKTTSGKKQKVEIDELSKAMCDHFYDIRTFGAMMNTNVNCGQVRGPVQMGFAQSIDPISPVNVAITRVCPTKKEAADEGKKTEMGSKWVVPYGLYGVKISVSASLADRTGFNEEDLELLFDALANMFEFDKSAARPQMATRKVIAFKHSSRLGNAPAHKLFDLIDVKRKDGVEYPRSFSDYEVTIDKDAKPNGVEIIDMLDCEPEADTE encoded by the coding sequence ATGACTAAGAAAAAAGCAGAGGCTGTAGAGAACATAGAGGCAATAGAGGCTGAAGCAGTGGTGACTCCAGAGGAGGAGGCAACTATAAGGGAAGCTATAAAGAACAGATACGATATATTTTTGCTTTTCGACGTCGAATACGGAAATCCAAACGGCGACCCGGACGCTGGCAACATGCCAAGGCTCGACCCCGAAACGAACAAAGGGCTTGTCACCGACGGTTGCGTCAAGAGAAAGATAAGAAACTACGTCGAGCTTATAAAGGGCGGAGCGGCAGCCTACGCCGTATATGTGACAGAAGGTGCAGTGCTCAACGAGCAGAACAATATCGCATACGTCAAGACCAAGAAGACTACTTCGGGCAAGAAGCAGAAAGTTGAAATAGACGAGCTCAGCAAGGCGATGTGCGACCACTTCTACGATATAAGGACCTTCGGAGCCATGATGAATACCAATGTGAACTGCGGCCAGGTAAGAGGTCCTGTGCAGATGGGCTTTGCGCAAAGCATAGACCCAATATCCCCAGTGAATGTTGCGATAACCAGAGTTTGCCCCACTAAAAAAGAAGCGGCAGATGAAGGCAAGAAGACAGAGATGGGCAGCAAGTGGGTTGTGCCTTACGGGCTCTACGGCGTGAAGATAAGCGTATCGGCAAGCCTTGCCGACAGGACCGGCTTTAACGAAGAAGATCTTGAGCTACTATTCGACGCGCTAGCTAACATGTTCGAATTCGACAAGTCAGCGGCAAGACCGCAGATGGCAACGAGAAAAGTCATAGCCTTCAAACACAGCAGCAGGCTTGGGAACGCTCCAGCGCACAAACTTTTCGATTTGATAGATGTAAAAAGAAAAGACGGGGTAGAATACCCAAGAAGCTTTAGCGACTACGAGGTGACGATTGATAAAGATGCTAAGCCGAATGGAGTGGAGATAATAGACATGCTAGATTGCGAACCGGAAGCTGACACGGAATAA
- a CDS encoding SH3 domain-containing protein, which translates to MDKKKIAIIAVVSFVVLIVGVFGFGVIQRMKTVEQANALVSMEKYKDGIAMYEKLLSKNYDKAVADRRDRAIELMESKANYEKALEFCEKEDYKKAIACFLKVSKNDKKRYSETSEQMNAIEEQIIAQIKDEFEYGDDVYAMDMLNDYLKAVPNSTAAKNLKDDLRFAKEEEKAKQEQEFAEAERQAAEEEKASEASYTAYNVSGTYQTIIAKNANLRVAPKLDAAVITTVPQGSECYVYETKIETAERIWCQVEYMDDYGEYYVGWVSYNTMNYKY; encoded by the coding sequence ATGGATAAAAAGAAAATCGCTATAATTGCTGTTGTATCTTTTGTTGTATTGATTGTCGGGGTATTCGGATTTGGAGTAATACAGCGAATGAAGACCGTAGAACAGGCTAATGCCCTTGTCTCAATGGAGAAATATAAGGATGGAATAGCCATGTACGAGAAGTTGCTTTCTAAAAATTATGACAAGGCCGTAGCAGACAGAAGGGACAGGGCTATAGAATTGATGGAATCGAAGGCAAACTATGAGAAAGCCTTGGAATTCTGCGAAAAGGAAGATTACAAGAAAGCTATTGCATGTTTTTTGAAAGTGTCAAAAAATGATAAAAAAAGATATTCGGAAACATCGGAGCAGATGAACGCCATTGAAGAACAGATAATAGCCCAGATAAAAGACGAGTTCGAATATGGGGATGACGTGTATGCGATGGATATGCTCAACGACTATCTCAAAGCTGTGCCAAATAGCACCGCGGCAAAAAATCTTAAGGACGACTTGAGATTTGCAAAGGAAGAAGAGAAAGCCAAGCAGGAGCAGGAGTTTGCTGAGGCGGAAAGACAGGCTGCCGAGGAAGAAAAAGCATCAGAAGCATCGTATACTGCATATAACGTATCGGGTACATATCAGACTATCATAGCAAAGAATGCAAATTTGAGAGTGGCGCCAAAACTGGATGCTGCTGTCATTACGACTGTCCCACAGGGGTCGGAATGCTATGTATATGAGACTAAGATTGAAACAGCAGAGAGAATATGGTGCCAGGTTGAGTATATGGACGATTACGGTGAATATTATGTGGGTTGGGTGTCTTACAACACCATGAATTATAAATATTAA
- a CDS encoding DUF3784 domain-containing protein, with protein sequence MWIYFVIAIFFIMTGIAIRVFKWYFLISGYNTMSNEKKDRVDIEGLARFMGTYLYANGIAFLAAGILQAMGIEAGVTAAWAFFGASTIYLLIRAQKFDGNIYDKNGKLRKGAWKQLAIVVGIVAAILIGVAVLMFYSSQPTKVSCLEEGLQIHGMYGETYEWETIQEARLMETLPRIEWRSNGSQIGPHLKGNFRAAELGAVKLFVNANKPPFVYLRTDNKIVIFNLADEKETEYVYSKIQSRIE encoded by the coding sequence ATGTGGATTTATTTTGTAATAGCGATATTCTTTATAATGACGGGCATAGCCATACGCGTTTTCAAATGGTATTTTCTTATCTCGGGCTACAACACCATGTCAAATGAAAAAAAGGACAGGGTGGATATTGAAGGCTTGGCTAGATTCATGGGGACATACCTATATGCCAACGGCATTGCTTTTTTGGCGGCGGGAATTCTCCAGGCTATGGGAATTGAAGCAGGCGTGACGGCGGCGTGGGCGTTTTTTGGCGCTTCAACGATTTATCTTTTGATTAGGGCTCAAAAATTCGATGGCAACATATACGACAAAAACGGCAAGTTGCGCAAGGGCGCCTGGAAGCAGCTGGCTATAGTAGTTGGAATTGTGGCAGCAATTCTTATTGGAGTCGCCGTTTTGATGTTTTACTCTTCTCAGCCTACGAAGGTTTCATGTTTGGAAGAGGGCCTTCAGATACATGGCATGTACGGGGAGACGTATGAGTGGGAGACTATTCAGGAGGCCAGGCTGATGGAGACCCTGCCAAGAATAGAGTGGAGAAGCAACGGATCTCAAATCGGACCTCATCTGAAAGGCAATTTCAGAGCTGCAGAGCTTGGCGCAGTAAAGCTGTTTGTCAACGCAAATAAGCCACCTTTTGTATATCTGCGCACTGATAACAAAATCGTAATATTCAATCTCGCAGATGAGAAGGAGACGGAGTATGTTTATTCGAAAATTCAAAGCAGGATTGAATAA
- a CDS encoding copper amine oxidase N-terminal domain-containing protein, which yields MSASAALSPISGTVLNDQLNFKLDGKAVVPVGDDGSPVLPISYNGTTYLPVRAVGYLLRLGIDWNGSTNTVMIASTTNKPAPTAAAVTKTHKLFPISGAVLNSNLKFSLNGRAAVPVGDDGTPVLPISYNGTTYLPVRAISYLLGLGIDWDGNTKTILISRSGASTSPQTPATTPGWYFTSWEYYKSPSDTIETGGKVGRFANGDTYTDYHEGKGNKNDFINVEARKLSNGTIAASGHAHTKWVDPPTYFSGNDRPTITVNRVVESTWGINGLNIYFGPHTLNPGGKTAGTIDFINSAGQNYVQNYDGTLQMQKSSQGKPGDKRAIIVYLNGYGFKYYYEWRE from the coding sequence ATGTCTGCATCTGCTGCGCTGTCTCCAATCTCTGGAACAGTGCTCAATGACCAGCTCAACTTCAAGCTGGACGGCAAAGCTGTTGTGCCTGTGGGCGATGACGGCTCTCCTGTTTTGCCTATCTCCTACAACGGCACAACATATCTACCCGTGCGCGCCGTTGGCTATCTCCTCCGTCTTGGGATTGACTGGAATGGAAGCACCAACACAGTTATGATTGCCAGCACAACAAACAAACCAGCTCCCACAGCCGCAGCTGTCACAAAAACCCACAAGCTGTTTCCGATTTCCGGGGCGGTTCTCAACAGCAACCTGAAATTCAGCCTAAACGGCAGAGCTGCTGTTCCTGTCGGCGATGACGGCACCCCTGTTCTTCCAATTTCCTATAATGGAACAACGTATCTCCCTGTGAGGGCCATTTCGTATCTTCTTGGACTTGGAATCGACTGGGACGGAAATACCAAAACCATATTGATAAGCAGGTCAGGTGCAAGTACAAGTCCACAAACGCCTGCTACTACGCCGGGCTGGTACTTCACTAGCTGGGAGTACTATAAGAGCCCATCTGACACAATTGAAACCGGTGGCAAAGTCGGAAGGTTTGCAAACGGAGATACATATACCGACTACCATGAGGGCAAAGGTAATAAAAACGACTTCATCAACGTTGAGGCACGAAAACTGTCAAACGGCACTATTGCCGCATCGGGCCACGCTCACACGAAATGGGTTGATCCTCCTACATATTTCAGCGGCAATGATCGCCCAACCATCACAGTCAATCGAGTAGTGGAATCTACCTGGGGAATCAATGGCCTCAATATTTACTTCGGGCCGCACACCCTGAACCCGGGGGGCAAAACGGCAGGTACTATTGATTTTATAAATTCAGCAGGACAAAATTATGTACAAAACTATGATGGAACCCTGCAGATGCAAAAATCCAGCCAAGGCAAGCCTGGCGACAAACGAGCCATCATAGTGTATCTCAACGGCTACGGATTCAAGTATTATTACGAGTGGCGAGAGTAA
- a CDS encoding mechanosensitive ion channel family protein, whose amino-acid sequence MENLLNVTYFNNSIFNYIMFIVSLAAGIAIIKFVEYVLVRRFKMWSEKKQLPIDDQLILSSSKKIIPFLYLVVFCFSIRNLTLISILESAIKMLNVAASIAIGAMIVSSFSLYFIDKYMENRMHVANSKTIMNWINRIIEVVIWTIALILFLDNIGIKITSLITGLGIGGVAIAFAAQSILVDLFCCFTIFFDKPFEIDDFIVVGEQSGTVEYIGMKTTRLRSLNGEQLILSNHDLTNSRISNYKTMEERRVLFRIGVTYDTPVDKLKEIPKLIENIIEDVQDVKFGRAHFCVYSAYSLDYEIVYYVLNSDYNVYMDINQEINFRIKDEFDRQGIEFAFPTQTLQLYNQSGS is encoded by the coding sequence ATGGAGAATTTATTAAATGTAACATACTTTAACAATTCAATATTCAATTACATTATGTTCATAGTTTCTTTGGCTGCAGGTATTGCAATTATTAAGTTTGTTGAATATGTTTTGGTAAGGCGTTTCAAAATGTGGAGTGAAAAAAAGCAACTCCCAATAGATGATCAACTGATTTTGTCATCTAGCAAAAAAATCATTCCATTTTTATATTTGGTAGTTTTTTGTTTTAGCATAAGGAACTTAACCCTTATCAGCATACTTGAAAGCGCTATAAAAATGCTTAATGTGGCTGCTTCAATTGCAATCGGAGCAATGATCGTTTCGTCCTTTTCGCTTTATTTCATTGACAAATACATGGAAAACAGAATGCACGTGGCTAATAGCAAAACCATAATGAACTGGATAAACAGAATAATAGAGGTTGTTATCTGGACTATCGCTTTGATTCTATTTTTGGACAACATTGGAATCAAAATAACGTCGCTTATTACTGGCCTTGGAATCGGAGGTGTGGCGATAGCATTTGCGGCACAGTCCATTCTTGTAGATCTTTTTTGCTGCTTTACTATTTTTTTTGACAAGCCCTTTGAAATTGACGATTTCATTGTCGTTGGAGAACAATCGGGAACAGTGGAATATATTGGTATGAAGACCACTCGTTTGCGCTCGCTAAACGGCGAACAGCTTATACTATCTAATCATGATCTGACGAATTCTCGAATTAGCAATTATAAGACAATGGAAGAAAGAAGAGTGCTGTTCAGGATAGGAGTAACTTACGATACACCAGTAGATAAATTAAAAGAAATTCCCAAACTGATTGAAAATATAATAGAAGATGTCCAAGATGTAAAGTTCGGGCGTGCTCACTTTTGCGTATACAGTGCTTATAGCCTTGACTACGAGATAGTTTACTATGTTTTAAATAGCGACTATAACGTGTATATGGATATAAATCAGGAGATTAATTTCCGAATAAAAGATGAATTTGACAGGCAGGGTATTGAATTTGCGTTTCCAACGCAAACACTGCAGCTATATAATCAATCTGGATCTTAG